A part of Marinifilum sp. JC120 genomic DNA contains:
- a CDS encoding cytochrome ubiquinol oxidase subunit I: MDVLMLSRLQFAMATMFHFIFVPLTLGLSVMVAIMETMYVRTKKDIYLRMTKFWGKLFVINFVLGIVTGITLEFQFGTNWSRYSEYVGDIFGSLLAIEATVAFFMESTFLAAWIFGWKKLSPKMHAACIWIVAIASNISAIWIILANGWMQNPVGYVIRNGRAELDNFFEVITNPFAWGQFLHNGFAAFMVASFFVMGISAYHLLRKNEVEFFSKSFKMGLIVAFIFSILVAAQGHHHAQTVAKMQPEKLAAMEALWDTHEDGAPMYLLAFPDEKNEKNSIEFLGLPGALSFLAFNDFDAPVKGLKEWPKEDRPPVTITFLAFRIMVGLGTLFPLLCIWGWMKRKDLIENKLYLRLMLYAIPLPYIAVWAGWAVAEVGRQPWIVYGIMKTSDAVSPIATSQVAFSFIALTTLYTLLGACEIYLLARFARRGPAPTKP; this comes from the coding sequence ATGGATGTTCTGATGCTGTCAAGGCTGCAATTTGCCATGGCAACAATGTTCCACTTCATTTTCGTACCGCTCACACTGGGGCTTTCCGTCATGGTTGCCATTATGGAAACCATGTATGTGCGCACTAAAAAAGACATTTACCTGCGCATGACCAAATTTTGGGGAAAGCTGTTCGTCATTAACTTTGTTCTCGGAATCGTGACCGGAATCACACTTGAATTCCAGTTCGGTACCAACTGGTCCCGCTATTCCGAATACGTGGGTGATATTTTCGGTTCGCTGCTGGCCATTGAAGCCACGGTGGCCTTTTTTATGGAATCAACTTTTCTTGCCGCCTGGATTTTCGGCTGGAAAAAGCTTTCCCCCAAAATGCACGCAGCCTGTATCTGGATTGTGGCAATTGCCTCAAATATTTCAGCAATCTGGATTATCCTTGCTAACGGATGGATGCAGAATCCTGTCGGCTATGTAATCAGAAACGGCCGAGCTGAACTGGACAACTTCTTCGAAGTTATCACCAACCCCTTTGCATGGGGCCAGTTCCTGCATAACGGCTTCGCTGCATTCATGGTTGCCAGCTTCTTTGTTATGGGTATCAGTGCCTATCACCTGCTGCGCAAAAATGAAGTTGAATTCTTCAGCAAGTCTTTCAAGATGGGCTTGATCGTAGCTTTCATCTTCTCCATTCTTGTTGCTGCACAGGGTCACCACCACGCCCAGACTGTTGCCAAAATGCAGCCCGAAAAGCTGGCTGCCATGGAAGCCCTCTGGGACACCCATGAAGACGGTGCCCCCATGTACCTGCTGGCTTTTCCCGACGAAAAAAATGAGAAAAATTCCATTGAATTCCTCGGACTCCCCGGCGCACTCAGCTTCCTTGCTTTCAACGATTTTGATGCCCCGGTTAAGGGTCTCAAAGAATGGCCCAAGGAAGACCGTCCTCCTGTGACAATTACTTTTCTTGCCTTCCGTATCATGGTCGGACTGGGAACCCTCTTCCCACTGCTCTGCATTTGGGGCTGGATGAAACGCAAGGACCTGATTGAGAATAAGCTCTACCTGCGCCTCATGCTTTACGCGATTCCTCTGCCATACATCGCCGTCTGGGCCGGTTGGGCAGTTGCTGAAGTTGGACGCCAGCCATGGATCGTTTACGGCATAATGAAAACCAGCGACGCGGTTTCCCCCATTGCCACAAGTCAGGTTGCGTTCTCATTTATCGCCCTGACCACTCTCTACACCCTGCTAGGAGCGTGTGAGATATATCTCTTGGCGAGATTTGCCCGCAGAGGCCCTGCACCCACCAAGCCTTAA
- a CDS encoding membrane protein, producing MQDHKYTYINILLLALLFMVSACVQTTGESETKAVKGYLDLSEWNFEKQGPATLDGEWEFYPNTSYSTLTKQDLTHKDFFQLPSIWKGKTKQGNPVHSQGKAAYRLKIKLRPDSIADSLYISGVLSACSVRVNGKQIGSSGTVGSDIQSEKPIKHLITPSFITDNGTVDIAIEVSNFHNKEGGINSSILLGSHDQIEDLINYRRISGAIIGGALLIMGIFHLVIFSMRRSSWENLYFGLFCLVWCIATIFNPPSAFLATQLINIDWSWYIKMCLLPTGLAIPLLLIFYNSLFPQRYGKQVNLLCSVISGLYCIYTIITPPGAYSTASLLYFILSRAAYIYLFTSFINDLRHKRKGAIYLAPGYLALFCAEFDEILFDMNIFGSADFTPYGTFIFILSYSLLMSARFAETLSSYEKVTGELEDHKKKEQDHKRVQLRLSRKLDSLEKETIAVNRELVHVLTNKTEEKKPNKRKLAVWLMNNSLECWEKYTGKSKAELASKSGIWNIYFEKDGYARTQTLDRYLSIETLPERPRWKNIYATAEFVISNCSQKAESTAQLEKNLSQLKKMS from the coding sequence ATGCAAGATCACAAGTACACATATATAAATATACTGCTCCTTGCCCTATTGTTCATGGTAAGCGCGTGCGTCCAGACAACAGGCGAAAGCGAAACTAAAGCAGTGAAGGGATATCTTGATCTCAGTGAATGGAATTTCGAAAAACAAGGCCCTGCCACTCTTGACGGGGAATGGGAATTCTATCCAAACACATCCTATTCCACACTCACAAAACAAGACCTTACGCATAAAGATTTTTTTCAGCTTCCTTCAATATGGAAAGGCAAAACAAAGCAAGGCAACCCTGTCCACAGCCAAGGAAAAGCAGCGTACCGTCTGAAAATAAAACTCAGGCCCGACTCCATTGCAGATTCACTCTACATTTCCGGGGTACTTTCGGCATGCAGTGTGAGGGTAAACGGCAAGCAGATCGGATCATCCGGGACAGTCGGGTCAGACATACAGTCTGAAAAACCCATAAAGCATCTAATCACCCCGTCTTTTATTACCGACAACGGGACTGTGGATATCGCCATTGAAGTATCAAACTTTCACAACAAGGAAGGTGGAATCAATTCCAGCATACTTCTCGGCAGCCATGACCAGATTGAAGACCTGATTAATTATCGGCGTATTTCAGGAGCTATTATCGGCGGCGCATTGCTGATCATGGGTATTTTTCACCTCGTAATTTTCAGCATGCGCAGATCAAGCTGGGAGAATCTTTACTTCGGGCTGTTCTGCCTTGTCTGGTGTATTGCCACGATTTTCAATCCGCCTTCAGCTTTTCTAGCCACACAACTTATCAACATAGACTGGAGCTGGTACATAAAAATGTGCTTGCTGCCCACCGGGCTGGCTATTCCCCTGCTGCTGATATTCTACAATTCTCTTTTTCCGCAACGGTATGGTAAGCAAGTAAACTTGCTGTGTTCCGTAATCAGCGGTCTGTACTGCATCTACACTATCATCACCCCTCCGGGTGCATACTCCACAGCATCTCTGCTCTACTTTATTCTCAGCAGAGCCGCATATATTTACCTGTTCACATCTTTCATCAACGACCTGCGCCATAAAAGAAAAGGGGCTATCTATCTGGCTCCCGGATATCTGGCTTTATTTTGTGCGGAATTCGATGAAATTCTTTTTGATATGAACATCTTCGGATCAGCTGATTTCACGCCCTACGGGACCTTCATATTCATCCTTTCATATTCACTCTTGATGTCGGCCCGCTTTGCCGAAACATTGTCCAGCTATGAAAAAGTCACCGGCGAATTGGAGGATCACAAGAAAAAAGAACAGGATCATAAAAGGGTCCAGCTACGCCTTTCCAGAAAACTCGACTCGCTGGAGAAAGAAACCATCGCCGTCAACCGCGAGCTGGTCCATGTGCTGACCAACAAGACGGAAGAAAAAAAGCCAAACAAGCGGAAACTGGCTGTCTGGCTAATGAATAACTCACTTGAATGCTGGGAGAAATACACAGGCAAAAGCAAGGCCGAGCTGGCTTCGAAATCAGGAATCTGGAATATTTACTTTGAGAAAGACGGATACGCCCGAACCCAGACCCTTGACCGCTATCTGAGCATAGAGACCCTGCCCGAACGCCCGCGCTGGAAAAACATCTATGCAACAGCGGAATTCGTCATCAGCAATTGTTCGCAGAAGGCTGAATCAACCGCCCAGCTTGAGAAAAATCTCAGTCAGCTAAAAAAAATGTCGTGA
- a CDS encoding ferritin, which yields MSNKVLEKALNEQLNAELYSAYLYLSMSAYFSDLGLDGFANWMRVQAKEEQFHAMKFYDYINERGGRVVFPAIEAPKTEWDSPLACIEAVLEHEKHVTSLINNLVNLAIDERDHATNIFLQWFVTEQVEEEDSVNAVLNKLRLLNGEGNGMFILDKELSTRVFNAPAE from the coding sequence ATGTCTAACAAGGTTCTTGAAAAAGCACTTAATGAACAGCTGAATGCCGAGCTTTACTCCGCATACCTTTACCTTTCCATGTCCGCTTACTTTAGCGACCTCGGACTGGACGGCTTTGCCAACTGGATGCGGGTCCAAGCTAAGGAAGAACAATTCCACGCCATGAAGTTCTACGATTATATCAACGAACGCGGCGGACGTGTTGTTTTCCCCGCCATTGAGGCTCCCAAAACAGAATGGGATTCCCCGCTGGCCTGTATCGAGGCTGTTCTTGAGCACGAGAAGCATGTTACTTCCCTGATCAACAACCTTGTAAACCTCGCAATCGATGAAAGAGACCACGCCACCAACATCTTCCTGCAATGGTTTGTAACCGAACAGGTCGAAGAAGAAGACAGCGTGAATGCAGTACTGAACAAGCTGCGCCTGCTAAATGGTGAAGGCAACGGCATGTTCATCCTCGACAAGGAACTTAGCACCCGCGTATTCAACGCACCTGCTGAATAG
- the cydB gene encoding cytochrome d ubiquinol oxidase subunit II, which yields MLETIWFLLWGLLWAIYFMLDGYDLGLGSMMPFLAKDEKDRKAIYKSIGPFWDGNEVWLITAGGVTFAAFPKAYAVMFSGLYTALMLLLIALIIRGVAYEFRGLVESEWARKLWDKAMVVGSFLPGLLLGVAFANIFMGIPIDENGVFQGNLFTLLNPYGLGGGILFVLLFAQHGCLWLAVRTEGELNERAGNLAATIWPILAAVYIAFLALTGVYTQLLSNYLAYPALMLILLIPIFAIVKVRTLIAARKWWKAWACSAVLIVSTTMFGVIGLFPALLPSSINPAYSITIHNAASSQLTLKIMLTVTLIMVPIVIGYQVWMHKVFATKITDEDLGY from the coding sequence ATGTTAGAAACCATATGGTTCTTGTTATGGGGCTTACTCTGGGCCATCTACTTCATGCTCGACGGGTATGATCTGGGTCTGGGGTCCATGATGCCCTTTCTGGCTAAAGACGAAAAAGACAGAAAAGCTATATATAAATCCATCGGTCCTTTCTGGGACGGTAACGAAGTATGGCTCATCACCGCCGGTGGTGTAACTTTTGCCGCATTTCCCAAAGCATATGCAGTAATGTTCAGCGGACTTTACACCGCACTCATGCTGTTGCTGATCGCCCTGATCATTCGTGGTGTAGCCTATGAATTCAGAGGACTGGTTGAAAGCGAATGGGCACGCAAACTGTGGGATAAAGCCATGGTTGTAGGCAGTTTTCTGCCCGGCCTGCTGCTCGGCGTGGCTTTCGCCAATATCTTCATGGGTATTCCCATTGATGAAAACGGTGTCTTTCAGGGCAACCTGTTCACCCTGCTCAACCCCTACGGTCTCGGTGGCGGTATTCTTTTTGTTCTGCTTTTTGCCCAGCACGGCTGCCTCTGGCTTGCAGTGCGTACTGAAGGCGAACTCAATGAGCGTGCCGGGAATCTTGCGGCAACCATCTGGCCGATTCTGGCAGCAGTTTATATTGCATTCCTGGCCCTTACCGGGGTATACACTCAGTTACTCAGTAACTATCTGGCCTACCCGGCCTTAATGCTGATCCTGTTGATCCCGATCTTTGCAATCGTCAAGGTTCGCACCCTTATCGCAGCACGCAAGTGGTGGAAAGCATGGGCCTGTTCTGCTGTCCTTATTGTATCCACCACCATGTTTGGTGTAATCGGACTGTTCCCGGCCTTGCTGCCTTCAAGCATTAATCCGGCGTACTCCATCACCATCCATAATGCTGCTTCAAGTCAGCTGACCCTGAAAATCATGTTGACAGTTACATTGATCATGGTCCCCATCGTTATCGGCTACCAGGTCTGGATGCATAAAGTATTCGCAACCAAAATCACCGATGAAGACCTGGGTTACTAG